Proteins encoded within one genomic window of Cucumis sativus cultivar 9930 chromosome 3, Cucumber_9930_V3, whole genome shotgun sequence:
- the LOC101205388 gene encoding boron transporter 1: protein MEETFVPLRGIKNDLKGRLVCYKQDWTGGLRAGYRILAPTTYIFFASAIPVISFGEQLERSTDGVLTAVQTLASTALCGIIHSIVGGQPLLILGVAEPTVIMYTFMFNFAKERPELGRNLFLAWSGWVCVWTAALLFSMAILGACSIINRFTRLAGELFGLLIAMLFMQQAVKGLVDEFQIPERENPKLIEFIPSWRFANGMFALVLSFGLLFTALRSRKARSWRYGSGWLRSLIADYGVPLMVLVWTGISYIPSKSVPEGIPRRLFSPNPWSPGAYENWTVIKDMLEVPVIYICGAFIPATMIAVLYYFDHSVASQLAQQKEFNLRKPSSYHYDLLLLGFLTLICGLLGIPPSNGVIPQSPMHTKSLATLKHQLLRNKLVETARSSMRKNASLGQLYGSMQQAYQQMQTPLIYQQPSVRGLNELKETTIQAASSMGSFDAPVDETMFDIEKEIDDLLPVEVKEQRVSNLLQAAMVGGCVAAMPVLKMIPTSVLWGYFAFMAIESLPGNQFWERILLLFTAPSRRYKVLEDYHATFVETVPFTSIVLFTIFQTVYLFICFGLTWVPIAGVMFPLMIMLLVPVRQYLLPKFFKGAHLQDLDAAEYEEAPALPFNLATEAELGAGASFGGDGEILDEVITRSRGEFRRISSPKITSSTATPISDRKSIDSPHRSFSPRLSELKGEHSPRAGGRGTPGQRSAEAKPSSLGKSPLNNTASK from the exons atggAGGAAACTTTTGTTCCTCTTCGTGGAATCAAGAATGACTTGAAAGGGAGATTAGTGTGTTACAAACAAGACTGGACTGGTGGTTTGAGAGCTGGATATAG GATTTTGGCTCCCACCACTTACATATTCTTTGCCTCTGCAATTCCTGTCATTTCGTTTGGTGAACAGTTGGAGAGAAGTACTG ATGGGGTACTGACTGCAGTTCAAACCTTAGCCTCCACAGCTCTTTGTGGGATCATTCACTCTATTGTTGGAGGGCAACCTTTGCTCATCTTGGGAGTGGCAGAGCCTACTGTTATTATGTATACCttcatgtttaattttgcGAAAGAACGACCTGAGTTAGGCAGGAATTTGTTTCTAGCATGGAGTGGATG GGTGTGTGTTTGGACTGCAGCCTTGTTGTTCTCAATGGCTATCTTAGGAGCTTGTTCCATCATCAATAGGTTCACACGACTGGCTGGTGAACTGTTTGGTTTGCTTATCGCAATGCTTTTCATGCAGCAAGCGGTCAAA GGACTTGTGGATGAGTTTCAAATCCCTGAACGAGAGAATCCAAAACTGATCGAGTTTATACCGTCTTGGAGGTTTGCCAATGGGATGTTTGCTTTGGTACTATCATTTGGCCTTCTATTCACTGCTTTAAGGAGCCGGAAAGCACGGTCATGGCGATATGGATCCG GTTGGCTCAGAAGCTTGATAGCAGACTATGGAGTACCGCTCATGGTTCTTGTTTGGACAGGTATTTCTTATATACCTTCAAAAAGTGTCCCAGAAGGAATCCCAAGGCGCCTCTTCAGCCCCAATCCATGGTCTCCTGGTGCGTACGAGAATTGGACTGTTATTAAG GATATGCTTGAGGTTCCAGTTATTTACATATGTGGAGCTTTCATCCCGGCTACAATGATTGCAGTGCTTTACTATTTCGACCATAGTGTTGCATCCCAACTTGCTCAGCAGAAAGAGTTTAATTTGAGGAAACCATCTTCTTACCATTATGATTTACTTCTATTGGGATTCTTG ACCTTAATATGTGGTCTTCTTGGAATCCCTCCATCCAATGGAGTTATCCCCCAATCTCCCATGCATACAAAGAGCCTGGCTACTCTCAAACATCAG TTGCTGCGGAATAAACTTGTAGAAACAGCACGGAGTAGTATGAGAAAGAATGCCAGCTTAGGACAGTTGTATGGAAGTATGCAACAAGCATATCAACAAATGCAGACCCCCTTGATCTACCAACAGCCTTCAGTTCGT GGACTGAATGAGCTAAAAGAGACAACCATTCAAGCAGCTTCTAGTATGGGCAGTTTTGATGCTCCAGTCGATGAGACAATGTTTGacattgaaaaggaaattgatGATCTATTGCCTGTTGAGGTGAAAGAACAGCGGGTCAGTAATTTGCTTCAAGCGGCAATGGTGGGAGGATGCGTTGCAGCCATGCCAGTCCTGAAGATGATCCCGACCTCGGTTCTATGGGGTTACTTTGCTTTTATGGCCATTGAAAGCTTGCCTGGTAACCAGTTTTGGGAAAGAATCTTGTTGCTCTTTACTGCACCCAGCAGAAGATACAA AGTTCTTGAGGATTACCATGCGACTTTCGTCGAAACTGTGCCATTCACATCCATTgtactttttaccatttttcaaaCAGTATATTTGTTCATATGTTTTGGACTAACATGGGTTCCGATTGCTGGGGTGATGTTTCCTCTGATGATCATGCTCCTCGTCCCTGTAAGACAATACCTTCTTCCCAAGTTTTTTAAAGGTGCGCATCTCCAAGACCTTGATGCTGCCGAATATGAAGAAGCTCCGGCTTTACCGTTCAATCTTGCGACG GAAGCCGAGCTGGGAGCAGGAGCATCTTTTGGTGGGGATGGAGAGATCTTGGATGAGGTCATCACCCGAAGCCGTGGTGAGTTTAGGCGTATTAGTAGTCCTAAAATCACAAGCTCCACGGCAACACCAATATCTGACAGAAAAAGTATAGACAGCCCTCATCGCTCTTTCAGCCCTCGGTTGAGCGAGCTAAAAGGAGAGCACAGTCCTCGAGCCGGTGGACGAGGGACACCGGGTCAGAGGAGTGCAGAAGCTAAACCATCCAGTCTGGGGAAGAGCCCTCTTAATAACACAGCATCAAAGTAG